In Cyanobacterium sp. Dongsha4, the genomic window CATTAGGGCATAGCAGTATCCGAACCACTGAAGTTTATCTCAATTACAGGAAAAACGAAGGTAGCACCCAATTTATCGACATTTAAACCATAATAAAAAAACAGTATAAAAAAGTAAATTTATGAAAGTTACCACATTACCTAAATATGGCATTAATCCCCCCTCGACTGAAAATGAACTAAAACGAGCTGAAGAAATACTTAAAATAGCAGAAAAAGAATTAGAAAATGAACCAATTTTATCCCCTGAACAAACTTTTAAAAAGTTTGAAGAAATTAGACAAGATATTATTAATCAGTGTAGAAAAAATGGCACGTTGAATGACATTGAATAAACCCTTAGTTGTTATAGATACTTGTACTTTTATCTCAGCTTATTTAAGTTCTAATCCTGAAAGCTCACCGAATAAAATCTTAAGAAAGTGGCAACAGGGAGACTTTTTATTAATTGTCACACCGCAACTTTTAACAGAATTAATCACTGTTTTAGAAAGAAGAAAAGTAGATTTTAGGTCTATTGTTGAATTAACGAAAATTATCAAAAGTATAGCTGTGATAAAAGAGGGAATATATCAAACTAATTATTTAGATAAAATAGACCCAAAAGATAATATTTTTCTATCAGCTTGTTATGAAGGAAAAGCAAACTATTTAGTATCTACTGATAAACATTTATTAAAATTAAAACATTTTCACAATACTTTAATTTTTAATCCTCAATCTTTTTTAAACCAATTAAATCAATATAAATAGCAGAAGGGGCAAAAATCCCCTTCTTTCGAGTTAGACCTAATATCACAAAAGTCACTTTATTTTACCGCTTCTTTTCCCCACACCGTCCGTACGGGGCTTGTAAAAAGAAGAAACCGACAATTTATGATGTTTATAACAGATTACTCATTGCAATAAGTATTTATGCTCATTAAAGAGTTATTCTTTTTTGTAGCCTGATAAAAAATTTTTTTGCCCTGAAACCATTGTTATGACTGCGTTAGGGATTTATAGAACAAATTTACTATGGACTTTCAATGAAGTGTATGAATACAATAAACTTGTACTCTCTTGGAGATGAAAATATTATTGCTTATTATTAAAAAAGGTTGCGTGTACTAATCGCAACCAAAATGGAGTAATAGTAATAAGTAATAAGTAATACAGGCAGTCAAAATGCTGTATTCTCAACTTTTTTTTCTCCAAGAAAAAGAATTTAACAATATTAATGTTAGCAGAAATTAGTCATATTAAAGAGTGGCAACAATCAGCAATCAGTCAAGATTTGATAGCAGAAAATCTTGTATCAGTTTCTAATGGTTTTGATGTACTATTTATCGGCAATAAATACCGAACTAACACGGGTGTCTTATCACGGCACATATTAAACTCCTATTCTCATTTAGAAGATGGTGGTTGGCATGGTAGAACATTTGACCCATTCATCAATGATGAAATGCAGTGGGTTCAGTTTAAGCCGAATAGACCAAGAAAAGATTTTACTGGA contains:
- a CDS encoding putative toxin-antitoxin system toxin component, PIN family, with product MTLNKPLVVIDTCTFISAYLSSNPESSPNKILRKWQQGDFLLIVTPQLLTELITVLERRKVDFRSIVELTKIIKSIAVIKEGIYQTNYLDKIDPKDNIFLSACYEGKANYLVSTDKHLLKLKHFHNTLIFNPQSFLNQLNQYK